Below is a genomic region from Amycolatopsis sp. 195334CR.
CGAGTCCCGTGTCCTGGGAGTCGGCGCTGGCCGAGCCCACCCCGAGCAGGATGAACCCGCCCGTGATGGTCGCGGCCATCAGGCCGCGGCGCACATACCTGTGCATGCGCTTGTCCTTTCCGTTGCTTTACGAGTGGTCAGCGAGGAAAAGGACCTGCTCAACTCGGATGGTCGAGGTCGTCGTAGAACAACCACGACGGCGGCCACGAGCCACGTGGTGGCGAGTGCCAACCGGAATGCGTTTCCGGAGAATTCGCGCCCCACGCCGCGGTGGCCGGATCGTGCCGCGGTGACGAACCGCCTCCGGCCTGGGCCGAGGCCGGACTTCCCGGCACCGCCTGATCAGCGGGTACCGGGCCTTGCCGGCTGAAGCCGCCGGCAGCCTGCTGCGCCTTGTCCGCGGAACTCTGCTGCCGCAGCGCCGGGGCCGAGGTGTCGGCGGGCAGGATCACCGGTGGCGACACCGCCTCCGCTGGTTCAGCTACCGGCTCGGTGACCGGCTGTTCGACGGCCTGCTCCGGCGCCGGCAGGTCCTGACGGGCCTGCGCACGCGGACTTTCGCTGGTCACCGGCTGGGTGACCGGGTCAAGGCCCACCGCCGAGGTCACCGGCTCGGCCACGTCCACGACGGGCTTCACCACCGGCTTCACCGCGTCGAGCACCGGGCGCACCGGCTCGATCACCGGTTCCGCGGCGGTGGCGACGGGTTCGACGACCTCCGCCACCGGTTCGGCAACCGATCGCGTGACCGGCTCGACGGCGCTCACCAGCGGTTCCGCAGTCTCGGTCAAGGGCGACAACAAGCTGTCGTCCCGCTCGTCCGCGGATGCCGGGCCGGCCAGCAGCAAGCCCATGATCAACATTCCGAACACGGCGCCGCTTACTACCAGCAACCACCGCAGCACCGGCTCGAATCGAGGTTCCGCACTGGTCATCTGCATATTTCGGATTCACCTCCCTTCTGTCCGATCGGGAGCACCTAACGCGAGGAATTCGGCACCGTCACCCGATCGGTTGGGTGGTGAGGAAGAAAAATATCCGGCGGATTTTGATGTTTGCACCGTTTTTCACGGGGTACCAGACCAAGTTGGCCTTTCGGCCGACCACTCACGGTGACAAAATGCGTCGCCGCCACGCCATGAGTTGCGCGCAGCGGCGACGCTGTGGACTGGTTTCAGCAGGTTAGCCGGGCAGGAAGGGCGAGACGGCGTCCAGCACTTCCTGTTTCGTCTTCGGCTTCTCCAATGGCCCCTGGTAGACCCCGCCTTCGGCGGGCAGCCCGAGCAGGTTGCCCACCACAGCGGCGTGCCTGGCTTCGACGCCGAAAATTCCGGCCGCGGCCTGGAGAATCGTTTTGTCCTTGAGGAAGCCGGCCGCGCCCAGATAGGCCCCGACGCCGACGTTTTCGAAGACGTGGCTGGTCGTGAGGTAGGACTTCCGGTCACGGAAAGCGTCACCGAAGGCCACCGTCGGCTTCTCCACCGGAGTACCGCCGAGCTTGGTGATGGTGTCGGTCAGGAACTTCACGTGATAGGCCTCGTCACGTTCCACCTGCTTGAGGTAGACCTGCTCCAGCCCGTGCAACTGGACGTTGCGGTTGCCCTGCCGGTAGAACTCGGCCTCGAGGTACTCGAGCAGTAGTGCGTAGTTGAGCACTTCGAGGTCGTCGGCGAAGTCCCCCCGGGGAGGCCAGCGCCCAGCGGTTGCCGAGCGCGGTGGCCGCGGTGGTGGCGTTGACGTGCTCGGCCTGGCCTTTGACGAATTCGAGCCTGTTCATGGTCGCTGTCCTCATTTCCCGCTGTCGATGAACTTGCCGGCCTCGGCCAGGACCTCGTCCTTGTCCTTGTTCGCCTCGATCGGCCGCGGGAACGGGTTGCGGTAGTTCAGCCCGGCCAGGATCGCCGCGTGCCGGGACTCCACCCCGGCGATCGCGGCAGCGGCACCAAGAACATCGGCGGAATGGATCAGCGGGACCTGACCGTGATAGGCGGTAACGCCGAGTTCCTCGAACTTCGACGCCTGCCGCAGGAACGTGACCTGGGACAGGAACGTGGCTCGCGGGTACTTGAACTTCGGCTTGGGGACCGGGGTGCCGCCCATCATCGTGATCGCCTCGGTCACTCCCGCGACGTGCGCGACCTCGTGGTCGCGGATCGGGTTGACAAGTTCCAGCGTGCGGCCCCGCAGCAGACCGGCTTCCAGGCCGCGGGTGTAGAAGTCGGCCTCCAGGTACTCCAGCGTGAGTGCGTAGTTGAGGATGCCGATGTCGCTGGCGTCTTTCTGCGTGCCGTTGCCGGCAGCCGGAGCCGGTGCGGCCAGCGCGGTGGCGGCACCGAGTCCGCCGCCGACCGCCAGGGTGGCGCCGACGCCGACCAAACCGGCCCAGCGCAGGAAGTCGCGCCGGTCGGATCCGGCGGCGAACTCGATCACCGGTTCGCCGTCGAACAGTTCTTCTTTCGCGCCCATGGCGCGATCACCTCATCTCGTCGGGTGCGTTACCTCCAGCCCGCCCTCAGGCAATGGCGGGTGGCTGGCGCCCCGAAGGTTCGTCCCCCAGGAGGAAGGCACGCGGCAGGCGACGGCCGTTCGGACCGTCGCCGCGCGATCACTGGCGCGTGGGGCCTGTGCGGGCACTCCCTCGAACACCTCCGGACATCGAGACCGGCTTTCGGGGGATTCGGGACCGCTGGCCACCCGGGTTGGTCGATCACCGGCGAGTTCACGTATGCACTCGTTCGTGCAGGTGAGAGCGTGTGCGGAAGCCTCGCGATCGCGGGCTCGGCGCGCCACAACGGCTGCTCAGAATCGTGAGGTGAGCACCACCTGGTCGTCGGCGTCGATTACCTGGAAACCGGTGGCGTTGGTGCGCAGGATGGAGCTGTTGAGGTTGCAGCGCATTTCCGCGGGCCCGGTGCCGATGAATTCGCCGGCGGGGACGCGCTGGTCGCCGGGTCCTGTGATCATTACGCGGTAGGTGCGGCCGGGTTCGAATCCGCTGCCGGTGAGTTTGATCT
It encodes:
- a CDS encoding ferritin-like domain-containing protein; this encodes MGAKEELFDGEPVIEFAAGSDRRDFLRWAGLVGVGATLAVGGGLGAATALAAPAPAAGNGTQKDASDIGILNYALTLEYLEADFYTRGLEAGLLRGRTLELVNPIRDHEVAHVAGVTEAITMMGGTPVPKPKFKYPRATFLSQVTFLRQASKFEELGVTAYHGQVPLIHSADVLGAAAAIAGVESRHAAILAGLNYRNPFPRPIEANKDKDEVLAEAGKFIDSGK
- a CDS encoding ferritin-like domain-containing protein, translated to MLNYALLLEYLEAEFYRQGNRNVQLHGLEQVYLKQVERDEAYHVKFLTDTITKLGGTPVEKPTVAFGDAFRDRKSYLTTSHVFENVGVGAYLGAAGFLKDKTILQAAAGIFGVEARHAAVVGNLLGLPAEGGVYQGPLEKPKTKQEVLDAVSPFLPG